A part of Tessaracoccus timonensis genomic DNA contains:
- the relB gene encoding type II toxin-antitoxin system RelB family antitoxin, whose amino-acid sequence MSTMTIRMNEQDAELVRKFARFEGVTISDFARAAILEKIEDSYDLQELREAIAQDSGERFSIDEILDDLNW is encoded by the coding sequence ATGAGCACCATGACAATCCGCATGAACGAGCAAGACGCTGAGCTCGTCCGCAAGTTCGCCCGCTTCGAGGGCGTCACCATCTCCGACTTCGCCCGTGCCGCCATCCTGGAGAAGATCGAGGACTCCTACGACCTCCAGGAGCTGCGCGAGGCCATCGCACAGGATTCCGGTGAGCGCTTCAGCATCGACGAAATCCTCGACGACCTCAACTGGTGA
- a CDS encoding ATP-dependent endonuclease, with product MYLAHIRIKNFRAHKDTALRLPQLGCLIGENNAGKSSVLHAIQYVLEDKRISAEDFRDSELPVSVELRLEGIKEEDLRRVNETHRDRVREMIREGALTIVRTQEIDGKAESKYLKLGPRNPSWSQESLTSIIKGTRGANLRQAVIKILPPLDASLPDKPTQQQVKDAWDEYVKQLPPAELKETPTAYPTGIAQSVKPLLPSVIYIEAVKDASVEAKSTGTSAFSKLLELLFNEVEDQFANINDHFRSLHRKLNRSLNEDGVEVDERLDAVRRIESTIEGFVQASFPGVSLRMDVPAPTLFMLLSGAELRVDDGHDGAISSKGDGLKRSVLFALLRAYASIRSTGLSEEKRSESPQPSYVLLFEEPELYLHPRAQRQLMAALDAFSKEHQVLVTTHSPGFFRPGTEGFARLQKTNDGVSAHYVDLNISHRDAYQIVQHENNEAAFFAQSVVLVEGDSDTITYPHLARLINPDWDDIDKNIMFVKIGGKGNIRRYREFFSSFNVPIHVITDLDALVDGSKQLTSDKETRNAHSRLMQLIDNTVPDVSNPNGRKVRKICTDRTSAELWSAAQTHLRDWREAPSEDIAQLLDETLSTLFDAGNSDAKLHELASPTSEEISSARDAVISSLAEERVYVLRRGDLEDYCGTGASKDKVKSAIEFCENIDTLERLRELHGDEADDVVQELRGIFSRIYK from the coding sequence ATGTACCTTGCGCATATCAGAATCAAGAATTTCCGCGCTCACAAGGACACAGCACTTCGCCTACCCCAGCTCGGGTGCCTGATTGGTGAAAATAATGCTGGCAAGTCATCTGTACTCCATGCGATTCAGTACGTCCTAGAAGACAAGAGGATCAGCGCCGAGGATTTCCGGGACTCTGAGCTTCCAGTGAGCGTAGAGCTACGTCTCGAGGGTATCAAGGAAGAAGACCTGCGAAGAGTAAATGAAACGCACCGAGACCGCGTGCGCGAAATGATCAGAGAGGGCGCGCTTACGATCGTTCGCACACAGGAAATTGACGGGAAAGCAGAATCTAAGTACTTAAAGCTTGGTCCGCGCAACCCCTCCTGGAGTCAGGAGTCACTGACCTCAATCATCAAGGGAACCAGAGGTGCAAACCTCCGTCAAGCTGTCATTAAGATCCTGCCCCCACTCGACGCATCGCTACCTGATAAGCCAACTCAACAACAAGTGAAGGACGCGTGGGATGAATACGTTAAACAACTCCCACCTGCCGAGCTAAAAGAAACACCGACGGCCTACCCCACTGGTATCGCGCAGTCTGTGAAACCGCTCCTTCCCTCCGTTATCTACATCGAAGCTGTGAAAGATGCTTCGGTAGAGGCCAAGTCGACTGGAACCTCGGCCTTCAGCAAGCTCCTTGAATTGCTGTTCAATGAGGTAGAGGACCAATTCGCCAATATTAACGACCACTTCCGTTCTTTGCATCGGAAGCTGAACCGGTCCCTGAACGAGGACGGCGTAGAGGTCGATGAGCGACTTGACGCAGTTCGGCGTATTGAATCGACGATCGAAGGATTTGTTCAGGCGAGCTTTCCTGGCGTCTCACTCCGCATGGACGTACCCGCACCGACACTTTTCATGCTTCTATCCGGAGCTGAACTACGTGTCGATGACGGCCACGACGGCGCTATATCCAGCAAGGGCGACGGACTCAAACGGAGCGTCCTCTTCGCCCTTCTGCGGGCGTATGCAAGCATTCGAAGTACGGGCCTGAGCGAAGAGAAGCGCTCTGAATCCCCCCAGCCTTCTTACGTCCTGCTATTCGAAGAGCCCGAGCTCTACCTTCACCCCCGTGCTCAGCGCCAGTTAATGGCCGCTTTGGACGCTTTCTCGAAAGAGCACCAAGTACTGGTCACAACCCACTCCCCAGGGTTCTTCCGTCCAGGAACGGAGGGCTTCGCCCGACTTCAGAAAACCAATGACGGTGTCTCAGCACACTACGTTGATCTTAATATCAGCCACAGGGACGCCTACCAGATCGTGCAACATGAGAACAACGAGGCTGCATTCTTCGCACAAAGCGTCGTGCTGGTCGAAGGCGACAGCGATACTATCACCTACCCGCATCTTGCCCGATTGATAAATCCTGACTGGGACGACATCGATAAGAACATCATGTTCGTCAAGATCGGCGGCAAGGGGAATATCAGGCGATATAGAGAGTTTTTCTCTAGCTTCAACGTTCCGATCCACGTCATCACAGATTTGGACGCCCTCGTAGACGGCTCCAAGCAGCTAACCAGCGACAAAGAGACGCGGAACGCACACTCCAGGCTGATGCAGCTGATCGACAACACGGTTCCTGATGTCAGCAACCCCAACGGCAGAAAGGTGCGGAAAATATGTACTGACCGCACCAGCGCTGAGCTGTGGTCCGCCGCGCAGACCCACCTGCGTGATTGGCGTGAAGCACCCAGCGAAGACATTGCGCAGCTCCTGGATGAAACTCTCAGCACCCTTTTCGATGCGGGCAATAGCGATGCCAAGCTGCATGAACTCGCGAGTCCAACTTCGGAGGAGATCTCTTCTGCACGTGACGCAGTAATTTCGTCTCTCGCTGAGGAGAGAGTATATGTTTTGCGCCGGGGAGATCTTGAAGATTACTGCGGGACGGGTGCGAGCAAGGACAAGGTCAAGTCGGCAATCGAATTCTGCGAGAACATCGATACCCTCGAAAGACTGCGTGAGCTGCACGGCGACGAGGCCGACGACGTAGTTCAGGAACTACGCGGCATATTCTCGCGAATCTACAAATGA
- a CDS encoding helix-turn-helix transcriptional regulator translates to MSEMAISLKDFVANHPVDRERVDAHKERMLAEVRAYRLRELREQAGLTQAQLAERIGVGQRQISKIEHGDVENAKVGTIRRYLEAVGGGLAIEYVLGDQRVQVA, encoded by the coding sequence ATGAGCGAGATGGCTATCTCGTTGAAGGATTTCGTCGCCAATCATCCCGTGGACAGGGAGCGCGTCGATGCGCATAAGGAGCGGATGCTTGCTGAAGTGCGTGCTTACCGACTTCGTGAATTGCGTGAACAGGCTGGCCTCACTCAGGCTCAGTTAGCCGAGCGAATTGGGGTGGGCCAACGCCAGATCTCCAAGATCGAGCACGGTGATGTCGAGAACGCGAAAGTTGGCACTATTCGTAGGTACCTTGAGGCGGTTGGTGGGGGACTCGCCATCGAGTATGTGCTGGGCGATCAGCGCGTGCAGGTGGCCTGA
- a CDS encoding GNAT family N-acetyltransferase, translated as MDAARDSCLELHRPARAELGVRQSWLRDPDMMAYNAGWKLQHPGYDNETGCIDWPESQWDEFLAVYQRDPAQADYFYLRDIVADEYIGHVHYEISSEGDAEIGINIIPERRRQGWGAKALRLLVEQIWAATSVDLIVNEFEETRRSAICLHRKIGFRPVELSEFHGVPMRRWELSRTQP; from the coding sequence GTGGACGCCGCCCGCGATTCTTGCCTTGAGCTGCATCGTCCAGCTCGTGCTGAACTGGGTGTTCGCCAAAGCTGGCTTCGTGATCCCGACATGATGGCGTACAACGCAGGTTGGAAGCTTCAACATCCCGGCTACGACAACGAGACTGGCTGCATCGACTGGCCGGAGTCGCAGTGGGACGAATTCCTTGCGGTCTATCAGCGAGATCCTGCCCAAGCTGACTATTTCTACCTGCGCGACATCGTCGCCGATGAGTACATCGGACACGTGCATTACGAAATCTCGAGTGAAGGCGACGCGGAGATCGGCATTAACATCATCCCCGAACGGCGACGCCAGGGCTGGGGCGCCAAAGCACTCCGCTTGCTCGTCGAACAGATCTGGGCGGCGACCTCGGTCGATCTCATCGTGAATGAGTTTGAAGAGACTCGGAGGTCGGCGATTTGCCTCCACCGCAAGATTGGCTTTCGGCCAGTAGAGTTGTCCGAGTTTCATGGTGTGCCGATGCGACGCTGGGAACTCTCCCGCACTCAGCCCTGA
- a CDS encoding type II toxin-antitoxin system RelE/ParE family toxin translates to MTAQPTRYRVELTSRARKQLNKMVRFDARILAIWIKNNLDGCLDPRAFGKGLTANRSGEWRYRVGSYRILALIHDDVVTIEGFPISGRNKIYER, encoded by the coding sequence GTGACCGCACAACCTACTCGGTACCGCGTCGAGCTGACTTCACGAGCACGCAAGCAGCTGAACAAGATGGTCCGGTTCGACGCCCGGATCCTCGCCATCTGGATCAAGAACAACCTCGACGGATGCCTCGACCCGCGCGCCTTCGGCAAAGGACTCACCGCGAACCGTTCGGGCGAATGGCGCTATCGCGTAGGGTCCTACCGCATCCTCGCCCTCATCCACGACGACGTCGTCACCATCGAGGGCTTCCCCATCAGTGGACGCAACAAGATCTACGAGCGCTGA
- a CDS encoding VOC family protein, which yields MTNPVHHIELWTTDLHASAASFDWLLPLLGWQAQHDPDWPQGRTWTHPSGTYVVLEESPAITGPHDRMRAGLNHLALRAKDRTLLDALQRQCSSHGWTELFADKYPHAGGPEHTALFLENSEGFEVEIVIE from the coding sequence ATGACCAACCCCGTGCACCACATAGAGTTGTGGACCACCGACCTGCACGCGTCGGCAGCTTCCTTCGATTGGCTCCTCCCCCTACTGGGATGGCAGGCCCAGCACGATCCAGATTGGCCACAAGGAAGGACGTGGACTCACCCCAGCGGAACATACGTGGTGCTGGAAGAGTCGCCTGCTATCACGGGCCCACACGACCGCATGCGAGCTGGGCTGAATCACCTTGCCCTCCGAGCGAAAGATCGAACACTTCTCGATGCACTTCAACGGCAGTGCTCAAGCCACGGATGGACTGAGTTGTTTGCCGACAAGTACCCACACGCTGGCGGGCCTGAGCACACCGCGCTCTTCCTCGAAAACAGCGAAGGATTCGAGGTTGAGATCGTTATCGAGTGA